CGGCAGGGCACGGATAGCATCAAAGACATAGGAGGGCACGTTCTGGCGCGTTTTCCACTCGGCGACGACCTCATCTACCTGAGCCTGAGTAGGAACATCACCAGTCAAAAGGAAGTACCAGAAGGACTCAACTGTAGGATATGCTGAACCGGCAGCCTTCGGCAGTGCTTCGAAAGTCTCAGGGATCGTCTTGCCACGGAAACGGATGCCTTCCTGCGGATCAAGATAGGAAATATCGGTAACCAGGCTGCGAATGTCGCGGGCGCCGCCAATGCACTGGTCGATCGTCACCTGATCGATTATTACTTTACCGAATTCTTTGGTCAGCCTGGTGGTACGGGGACGGTGGGCTTCAATCTTCTGCTTCAGGGTGTCCTTAAGTGCCATGGTGTTTGCTCTCCTTGTCTTTTGGGGTGATAAATTAAATGATATGAACATTACAACCGAAAGTTGCCTGGCAGCTACTACCTCCTTTCATGCACTGAAAGCTAAGAAACTTGGCAATTTGGGTTAGATTGCAACGAAAAATAAGTACAGGAAACGGCCAGGAGAAAGACACAATAAAACTTCTGCTGCTCATTATAAAATATACTGTATACAATTTGGCTAAGACTTATACCACCCCACAGTGCAGATTTCAACAAAAAAAATATGCAATTAAGTTATTTTCATAAGATTGTCAATTCTTCACTGGAAAAGGTCAGCTGTTTAAGACCGGACTCGGTGAGATAGAAGGTATTTTCGATACCGACAGCACCTTCTCCGACAAAAACCACCTTAGGTTCAAAAGCAAAGGCCATTCCAGGTTCCAGGACCATATCATCGAATCCCTTGGCTATAAAAGGATACTCATCGATTTCGACACCAAGGCCGTGCCCTATGAAGCTGACCTGTGCCCCTTTGTTTCCCATGAAGGTGTCGGCATATCCCAATTTGAAGGCAAGAGCCAGACATTCTTCGTATATGAGCCCCCAGGAAGGTCTCTCGGGTACCAACTCCATCATCCTTGCCTGTATCTTCAGCATGTCATCATAGCCCTTTTTCATTCTGTCAGACAGGTGACCAATGGCGAAGATCCTGGTCTGATCCACCAGGTAACCGTCACAGCAGCCCGCAAAATCAACGATGACGGGCTCGTTCCTTTCGATCCGCTTGTAGCCTGCGCCCTGGCTGAAACTGGTACTGAGCCCCATCCCCCCAAGGGGTGTATCCACATAGGTAGGCACAGCCGCATCCGTGCCGGAAAAGACATGGCCGAAGAACATCACGCCATTGAAGGCCCTCATGCGCACCAACCCTTGATGCCCCTCTTTCCGTGCCACGTATTCAAGCTCGGCAGCAAGATCCAGATCGGTCATCCCCTCGCGAAGCACATCCCTGACCCGGCGATTGACCCTGTCCACCTGTTCAGCCGCATCCTGCAGGAGATGTATCTCATAGTGGCTCTTGATCATGCGGACCTTGCGCACAATTGGCGTGGCATCCCTGAATCTGGCCTCTGGAAAGACTTTTTCGTAGCGGGCAAAGAAATTCACGGGAAGGACGTCCAGCTCCATGCCAATGCTAGCAGGTAATGGGTAGCCGTGGGCGGCCAGGACGGAGGGAATATCCTTCATGGAGCCGAAGGGAACAACATTTTTCAGGCCACATTCCATGCGAGCCCGCATTAAATCCTTTCTCACCATGTAAACAGGCTCACCCTCAACAGGAATATACAGATTGCCGTTCTGAATGGTGCCGGTAAAGTAGAACAGGTCCGCATTCTGCAGTATTATGACCGCATCGAGCCCCTGTGCTGCCATGTGGTGTTGAAGTTTTTTATATCGATGCTCAAGCTCTGTTGCCGGTGTAAGTCGCATTTACACTTCCTTGAAATTAATGTTGTGACACGTGCTGTTTTTCCCTTGCCTCACGCAGTAGTTTGCGCTTTTTTCGCCCACCGAGAAACGTTTCTTCAACGATAATGGCAATGAAACAGAGAATAAAAAGAAAAAATATTACACCCAGCGCCGTTTCCCTCACACTGTGCTCCTTTATAACGGGCACTCGCCCGTGAATAGCCTATCAGTCTTTGGCATCTTCCAGCTGCAGTTCCTTGATTGCCATCTCCCGCAGCTTGAATTTCTGAATCTTGCCACTGGCTGTCATGGGATAGCTGTCGACGAACTTGACATACTTGGGGATTTTATAGTTGGCAATCCGGCCTTTGCAAAAATCCTTCACCTCATCCTCAGTCATGATCTCACCCTTCTTGAGAATGACCGCCGCCATGACCTGTTCGCCAAATTTGCGGTCAGGCACACCGTATATCTGCACGTCGGAGATCTTCGGATGGGTGTAGAGATACTCTTCGATCTCCTTGGGATAGATGTTTTCGCCGCCACGGATGATCATCTGTTTGATCCGTCCGGTAATCTTGCAATAGCCGCTCTCATCCATTACCGCCAGATCACCGGTATGCAGCCAGCCGTCGTTGTCGATGACTTTGGCCGTCTCCTCCGGCATCTTGTAATAACCTTTCATGACCATATAGCCCCGGGCACACAGCTCCCCCTGCTTTCCAGGCGGCAGAGTTGCACCGGTTTCTATATCGACAATCTTTACCTCGGCACCGGGAAGCGCCCTTCCCACTGTGGCGACCCGCAATTCGACGGGATCATCGGTGCGGCTTTGGGTGATACCGGGAGAAGATTCAGTCTGGCCGAAAACAATGGTGATGTCTCTCATGTTCATGTCCTTGACAACCCGTTTCATGACCTCGATCGGGCAGACGGACCCAGCCATGATGCCGGTACGAAGGGTCGAGAGGTCGAACTTGCTGAAGTCCGGATGCTCCAATTCGGCAATAAACATGGTGGGAACACCATGAACCGCCGTACAGCGCTCCTTCTCAATGGTCTGCAGCACCTTCAGCGGATCGAAGAGTTCCACTGGCACCATTGTCGTGCCATGGGTGACGCTGGCCATAACTGCCAGAACAGAGCCGAAGCAGTGGAAAAACGGTACAGGAATGCAAAGACGGTCCAGTTCTGTAAATTTCATGCACTCGCCGATGTTGAAACCGTTGTTGACCAGATTGTGATGAGTCAGCATAACTCCCTTGGGAAAGCCGGTTGTGCCTGAAGTATACTGCATGTTTATGGTGTCATGGATATCCAGTGTCGACTCTACAGCAGCGAGTTCAGCGTCGCTGATATCCTTCCCGCTTTCCACAAGGCTATGGAAATTAAGCATGCCGGAAGGGGTCCCTTCACCAATATAAACAAGGTTTTTCAGGAAAGGAAGTTTGGGCGTATGGATGCGTCCATTATCGGCTGTAGCCAATTCGGGCACCACTTCCCCCAGGGTTGCCACATAATCCGTATCTTTCCACGATTTGACCAGGAACAGCGTAGTTGAATCGGACTGATCGAGAAGATATTCAAGTTCTGCCGATTTGTAAGCGGTGTTAACCGTAACCAGGACAGCACCAATCTTGGCCGTGGCAAATTGGAGAATTACCCATTCCGGGACGTTGTAGGCCCAGATGGCCACATTCTCTCCCTTCCGGATGCCGAGTTTCAAAAGCCCCTTGGCCACCTGGCGGCAGACTTCATTGAACTGCCGATAGCTGTAGCGCAAGCCCAGCTCAGGGTAAACCAAGGCATCATTATCAGGATAGGTGGCGGCGATGTGGTCCAGTAAACCACCAATGGTAAAATCAAGCTGGGTCGACATAATATCCTCCTGTTTAACCATATCAAACACAAGTTTAACCAATTTAACTTATTGATTTAAAAAGGGATTTACCACTTATCACAGCATTTATGACAAGTCAAGAAGTTTAAGGCAATAAAATTATCAAGATTTGCTGCCGCTTTCTTCGGCATTCTGTTACAGACACTATTTATCATTACCCTTTTTCTCC
This region of Geotalea daltonii FRC-32 genomic DNA includes:
- a CDS encoding M24 family metallopeptidase; the protein is MRLTPATELEHRYKKLQHHMAAQGLDAVIILQNADLFYFTGTIQNGNLYIPVEGEPVYMVRKDLMRARMECGLKNVVPFGSMKDIPSVLAAHGYPLPASIGMELDVLPVNFFARYEKVFPEARFRDATPIVRKVRMIKSHYEIHLLQDAAEQVDRVNRRVRDVLREGMTDLDLAAELEYVARKEGHQGLVRMRAFNGVMFFGHVFSGTDAAVPTYVDTPLGGMGLSTSFSQGAGYKRIERNEPVIVDFAGCCDGYLVDQTRIFAIGHLSDRMKKGYDDMLKIQARMMELVPERPSWGLIYEECLALAFKLGYADTFMGNKGAQVSFIGHGLGVEIDEYPFIAKGFDDMVLEPGMAFAFEPKVVFVGEGAVGIENTFYLTESGLKQLTFSSEELTIL
- a CDS encoding AMP-binding protein, translated to MSTQLDFTIGGLLDHIAATYPDNDALVYPELGLRYSYRQFNEVCRQVAKGLLKLGIRKGENVAIWAYNVPEWVILQFATAKIGAVLVTVNTAYKSAELEYLLDQSDSTTLFLVKSWKDTDYVATLGEVVPELATADNGRIHTPKLPFLKNLVYIGEGTPSGMLNFHSLVESGKDISDAELAAVESTLDIHDTINMQYTSGTTGFPKGVMLTHHNLVNNGFNIGECMKFTELDRLCIPVPFFHCFGSVLAVMASVTHGTTMVPVELFDPLKVLQTIEKERCTAVHGVPTMFIAELEHPDFSKFDLSTLRTGIMAGSVCPIEVMKRVVKDMNMRDITIVFGQTESSPGITQSRTDDPVELRVATVGRALPGAEVKIVDIETGATLPPGKQGELCARGYMVMKGYYKMPEETAKVIDNDGWLHTGDLAVMDESGYCKITGRIKQMIIRGGENIYPKEIEEYLYTHPKISDVQIYGVPDRKFGEQVMAAVILKKGEIMTEDEVKDFCKGRIANYKIPKYVKFVDSYPMTASGKIQKFKLREMAIKELQLEDAKD